The genomic stretch ACTGTCAAAACTAATAGAGAAACAGCCCATTTAAATTCTCTCCACTTTGTTTGAAGTTGTCGCAGCATCTGTTTCAGCGTCTGTTTATTGAGAGTGTTGATGGTGGTGCTAAAGCTGGCCGCCATTTTCTTTAAGAGGATCATATTTTATCTAGTCTTAAGTAAAATCTCTATATCATAGTGTTACTAATATGTGATGCATGTGTGTTGTTTTGTAACATGCTCAGTCATTAATGTCGTGTTAAATATCGCTATATCTACTCTAGAAGTAGAAACAAATCGACTGTCAAAAAGTCATAGTTGGACTATTGATTACAAACTTagaaaaatatcttaaatacaactgtatatgatatatttcttttttttttgaatgaagtaatgatatatttctaataaaaaGCACTTTAGATCTCCTCTATTAAAAGATAAGTAGAAATAAATCTACTATTAAGAAATCATAGTTGGACTATTAATTAGAAACttataaagatattttaaatatagttgtgtataatatatttctttttttttgaatgaagtatattatatatttctaataaaaaGCATTTTACGTCTAAATAATAATTagaatatatttagatattgtTAAGATATTTTGACAGATTTCAATaactgaaatatttaaaatcttacaaaacaatatagttaaaattcattatttataaaagaTGATCTCATTCAAGTCGGCCATATATTAAAATGAGGCTGCTCTTGATTGATCAAGTTGTATTAAATTAGAGAATAACActaaaatatttacaacttAATCATAAAACTTTgaaatataaacattaatatTTCTATGAAAAATAACATGTGCAGATGCTTGAGTCAGAACCTAATAGAGATTAAATCCCTGATTGTTTGCTTTTACGTTGTAACTTCTACGAAGAGTGACTTACGTTgtaaatcttatatttaaaatatttttagttaaatatttataaaatgaaaacaaatatttcacaGCCATGCAGATCAAAATCTTTTTACACATAAAAAATCTGACCAACATTCAAGAGGCTTTCCTGAGGAACATTGAAGATAGCACTATTTTCTCTACAAATTTTCCTAAGAAACGCATACACATAATCAATTGCTATTCTCTTGTAGAACCTCGCTTCCCTTCTTGCTCGAATCACTGTGTTCCCCATTATGTGCACCACTCCTGCGTCTCTGCACCCATTTATGAACTCCAGCTCGTCCCCTCCTCCACTCATCTGGCTTGACCCGGTCACCGTGTGGCTCGTCCGTTTGGTTACCCCCACAGGAGGTGCCATAACAGACTCTACAGAACCAAATGTATCAAAAGTGGTAAAGTTCATACTCTCATTCCCGTCTCTGTGCTGTTTCTGGCTTCCACAGATGCTGTAATCGTCTGAGTCAGAGCAGCCTTCCATCATGGACTCAAGAcggatgaagaggaagaggctTTCAAAGAGCCGTTTCTCAAAGTTGTCGTCCTTCTTATGCAAGTCTCTGTATCCATACCTCGCCACGCAGCGGAACATGTGGAAGTTCTTCGGTCCGATTCTTTTCACAAGGAACCGTTCTTCATCAGGGACAGTGTAGACAGGAAGGTTCTTGACGCACACAAAGACCACAACGGAGTGAATAGCCGGCAAGTTTGTGATGAAATGAGAGAAGATGTGAGGGACACCGCTAGCTAACTCGGTGTAAACAAGACCAATCCCGGGAACACGGACAAGACCAAGGCTAGGTCCTAGTCCGAGAATCCAAGCCATGGAGACTTTACTATGCATTTCGAACTCATACCTCTTGAGCGTTCCGTAATGCCAGACGTACATGACGATGAGAAACGCTGCTGCGATGACGAGTGGGACCCACCCGCCTTGGTTAACCTTGAAGAGCACGGCTGAGAAGTAAGTGCACTCAACTACGAGTGATAGAAGGGTGAAGGAGAGGACTAGAACCCAATGGCATCTCCAGACGAGTATCATGATCAGCATCATGAGAAGCGTTGTGACCAGCATGACGATCACAACGGCTGTCCCGTAAGCGTTTCCTATCTGGTTCTGGTTCTTGAATCCAGCTGTAACTGCTATGCAGAGGATCATGAGGATCCAGTTGATGTCCGGAACGTATATCTGACCTAGAAACTTCCTTGAAGTGTGCACCACTTTAACTCTAGGGAAGCATCCGTGTGCGAGAGCTTGCTTTATCAACGAGAAGGTCGCTGATATTGTGGCTTGGCTTGCTACTATTGCAGCAAAGGTTGCAATCACAAACATTGGCCAATACACACTCTCTGCAACGAAACAGAGTCATGTTAACTTACTGTCCAGAGACATccatttgataaaaataaaaactgatCAAAAGATGTAACAAACTTGGGATGGATTGATAAAATGCGTCTTCGACATGATGTGGATACTTCCTAAGATACGCAGCTTGTCCGCTATACGCCAAAAGGAGGCAAGGGAAAACAATTACAGTAAATGCAATCTGTACTGCTGCGACTGGGAAGTGAGATAGATCCGCAAAGAGTGCTTCAATCCCTGAGAATTTATAACCAATGAGCAAACAAAGAAAGGGTGTAATCAACTAATCATATAAGATCAATAAACTACCTGTGATACTAAGCATGATGCCTCCAAGAGAGGTCCAACGATCTTGACCACCTCTTTTGAAATACCGATAGATATAAACAGGGGAGAAAGCTTTCAAAACGCTCGGGTCATGTTTCCATACGTTGTACATACCGATACTCGCTATAAAGAGAAACCAGAGGAACACAACAGGCGCAAAAAGCCACCCGACCCTGTCTGTTCCATAGTGCTGTACACTAAACAAGCTCACTAATATCACCACcgccacaacaacaacaacaccatTGTTTATATGAGGAAGGTTTACTCTCAGCCCACCCGCAGCAGATAGAACtgtaacaaaaattttaaaaagacaaTGAATTAAAATACTCTCTGTGGAGTGTTAAAATATTTGCATTTACCAGAAATGGCGGGAGTAAGGATCCCATCGCCGATGACCATGCAGGTACCAACGAGTACGAGAATGAGTAGAGAGTTTTTCCTAGAGGGATTTTTCTCCAACCATCTCTTGGTCTGTGCTGCAAAAGAGTGTTCGTGAAACGTGGTGCGGCTATAAGTTGTGAGCTCTTCATCTGTACGGTGTTGGTTGGGGATAGTGTTCACTTTTGCATGTCTACATAGCAAAGAGTAGAGAGCAAATGTTCCACCTTGACCATTGTCATTGGCTTTGCATACAACGAAAACGTATTTGAGGAGAGGGATGAGTGTGAGGGAGTAAATGATTAGGGAGAGAGCTCCGATGATATCCTCAGGGTCTTTGATCCCGTGAGGAAATGTGTTGTAGAAAACGTAGAGAGGAGAGGTTCCTAAGTCTCCGTAAACAACGCCTAGACTCTGGAATGAAAGCTGAAGAAGCAGAATCGCTGAGAATTTCTGCAAGcaattaaagaagaaaaaaaaaaacttttcttcAGTAAAAAAAAGAGACCAATGCAGGGAAGCAACGATCTgaagagaaaaccaaaaaaaaaaattgaaccttTTCTTTGTACATGTTTCTGAGGCGACCAGCTTCTTCATCCATAGGCTGATCAAGTTGCTGGTCCAAATCCCACATGCTTCCTCTCTCATCACTCTCTTCACTTATCTCACCACCCGTTGATGCTTCTACTCCTCTTGCCGCCATTTTTgctagtctttttttttaagtcaaaGTAAAAATCTTGTCTTTGATTctataaacacacaaaaccctTTTTTTCTATAAACCCAGAACCTTAAATCTCTAAATCCTCAAGCCCAGATATTCACCCtccccagaaaaaaaaaactgaaaattttcaCACAGTCTCTTAAAAAGAGACCTAACTGAGCAAAAAATAATGCCGAAAATACCCCCTACAACAACTTATAGACAGACACAGACGAACGATTAAAGGATTATGAAAAAGATCAATTTTGTACTGAAAAAGCCaaagagttttatttgtttttttagagAGACGATCCAAAAACCCACCGAACTAATATCAATGGAGGAACATCAATGGAGGAAACAAACAACCGACCGAAACAGTTAGAAAATTTTCTctgtaagaaaagaaaatgttttcCACGTTACGGAGCATTAACTCTGGTGGGTCCGATCCGATTCATGACCTGTGAGAGAATCAActaactctaaacccaaagAAAATTCGCAGGAGAAACGGGGACGGTCGAAGAGAAATAAAAGTGTCCCTCTTTTCGCACtcgtttctttttgtttctccCAGTTATTCATTCttctggagagagagagagagagagagagagaggatatACGATTACGACAGTGACGAGGCACGAACGGAATAAATAAATTAGACTTTAACTTGTTTTTTCTTGTCACCAATTAGCCTTTAacttataagttttttttctttgtcaacttttttttttataacgttTTAGATTTATTGATAtcaaatcaattaatcaatatAACATATTACATGAATCAGATATTACATCATACATGTTGTTAAAAGAATTTTAACAGAGATTGCAGTAACACGATGCTTCCT from Raphanus sativus cultivar WK10039 unplaced genomic scaffold, ASM80110v3 Scaffold1143, whole genome shotgun sequence encodes the following:
- the LOC108823069 gene encoding potassium transporter 10, with the translated sequence MAARGVEASTGGEISEESDERGSMWDLDQQLDQPMDEEAGRLRNMYKEKKFSAILLLQLSFQSLGVVYGDLGTSPLYVFYNTFPHGIKDPEDIIGALSLIIYSLTLIPLLKYVFVVCKANDNGQGGTFALYSLLCRHAKVNTIPNQHRTDEELTTYSRTTFHEHSFAAQTKRWLEKNPSRKNSLLILVLVGTCMVIGDGILTPAISVLSAAGGLRVNLPHINNGVVVVVAVVILVSLFSVQHYGTDRVGWLFAPVVFLWFLFIASIGMYNVWKHDPSVLKAFSPVYIYRYFKRGGQDRWTSLGGIMLSITGIEALFADLSHFPVAAVQIAFTVIVFPCLLLAYSGQAAYLRKYPHHVEDAFYQSIPKSVYWPMFVIATFAAIVASQATISATFSLIKQALAHGCFPRVKVVHTSRKFLGQIYVPDINWILMILCIAVTAGFKNQNQIGNAYGTAVVIVMLVTTLLMMLIMILVWRCHWVLVLSFTLLSLVVECTYFSAVLFKVNQGGWVPLVIAAAFLIVMYVWHYGTLKRYEFEMHSKVSMAWILGLGPSLGLVRVPGIGLVYTELASGVPHIFSHFITNLPAIHSVVVFVCVKNLPVYTVPDEERFLVKRIGPKNFHMFRCVARYGYRDLHKKDDNFEKRLFESLFLFIRLESMMEGCSDSDDYSICGSQKQHRDGNESMNFTTFDTFGSVESVMAPPVGVTKRTSHTVTGSSQMSGGGDELEFINGCRDAGVVHIMGNTVIRARREARFYKRIAIDYVYAFLRKICRENSAIFNVPQESLLNVGQIFYV